In Streptomyces sp. Li-HN-5-11, the sequence GTGTGGGTGGGCGCGGCAGGTTGTGCGTCCTTGTTGGTCGTGCTGGAATCCCACATCACCGGCTTCGGTGCCTCGAACACCGGGCGGCTGGCGCCCGTGTCAACCGCTTCGAGGCCGCCCTGCCCGGTTTCTCGCACGTCCATGCCGTCCGCGGCGATGTTTAGCCTGAGTTCGGACAGCTCGCTGCTGGCCGCCGCTTTGGCGGACTTCACGACCAGGAGCTGGGTGAAGCCGTCCGCCTGGGCGCCCATGCGAAGGTCCACGTCGGGCAGAACGTCGTGGTATGTGGCTGTGGCGCCGTCGAGGGCCGGTGCGGGCAGCTTTCCCGGCCAGGAGAGGGACAGTTCACGTCCGGCCTTGGTCATCCGCACCAGCGGTGCGTCCCCGCCGCCGGAGAACTCCAGGCCCACCGTGGTCGCCTTCGCGGCGACCATGCCGTCGGCGGTTTTCGACAGGTCGGTGTCGATCGGCTTCCATTCGCCGCCCACCCTCGCGCGCACCGGCCTCAGATACTCGCGTGCCTCAAGGTTCCCGTCGGGGGTGGCGTAAGTATCGCTGCTCTCCCCCGTGAGCGAGGCCACCGCGACGCTTTCGCCAGTACGTTTCGCCTCGGCCAAAGCCTTGTCGGTGGTTGTCTCTCTGCTGTTCGCTTCCCCCACCGCACTGCTGGCTGGCGTCGCCACGGGGGTGCCGGCTGCCACGGCGGTGGCCGCAGGGGTCACCCCCAGCACCGTCGCAGCCGCCACTAACCCAGACATGGTTCTGCGTCTCCGCGCCTGCACGCGCCCCCGCATACCGCTCCCCAACGTCAATGAAGAATCCCTTAAAAGGGAGGTCAGCTACGGACCCTAGGTAAGGAACAAGTGAAGATCCAGCAGTGATCAGCGGGACACTTGAGACAGATGGAACATATTAATGTGACCTTGACCACGGTTGCACTCAATGCGATATCGAATTGACAACAAGTCAGCACGCGGCGCACTCGACGGTGGCGCGGGATCCCGGCGGCCATCGCCAGACGCCGCTCCCAACTGCCTGAGGGCCTGCCGGGGCACAACAGGTGAAGCTCCACCATGCGGCGGCGTCGGGGCTGCCCGGCAGCAGTTCGATCCCGCTCAGGAAGCGGAACTCGGGAAGACCTCCCCGTCCAGCACCGTCCGCCACTGAGCGACCGCCGCGGCGGACACCGGCTCGTCCCACCCGCCGGGACGGGCCGCCCCGCCGATGTGGAAGGCGTCGATCCCGGCGTCACGCAACCTCGGTACGTGGTCGAGGCGCAAACCCCCGCCCACCATGATCCGCTGCTCGTACCCGGGCTCCCCGCTGCGCGCCGCCTCCGCGACCAGCGTGGGGAGCCCGTCGTCCACACCTCCGGCCGCACCGGCCGTGAGGTAGGTGTCCAGGCCGGGCAGCCCGTCCAGCTGCTTGCGCAGCGCGTCCCGGTCGGCAGCGCGGTCGATCGCCCGGTGGAAGGTCCACCGGCACCCGTCCAGCTCGCCGGCCAGCCGCTCCACGGCCGCCAGGTCCACCGCGCCGTCCGCGTCGAGGAACCCGAGCACGAACTCGTCGGCACCGGCGTCCCGCAGCTCCCGCGCCACCCGGACGAGCCGGTCGACGTCCCCCGCCGCGAACCCGTCCGCCAGACGCAGCATCACGCGCAGCGAGATGTCGACGGCGGCGCGGATCCCGGCCACGGTCCCGGCCGGCGGGGTGAGTCCGTCGGCCGCCATGTCGGTGACCAGCTCGAGGCGGTCCGCGCCTCCGGCCTGGGCGGCGACCGCGTCCTCGACGTCGAGGGCGATCACCTCCAGGACTGCACGCGTGCTCATAGGACCCCTTTCCTCGGATTCCCTGGGGGCGGACAGGTCTAGTCCAATCTCCACCAGGGTACGCCCGGAGGGCCCGCGGTCCGAGAAGAGGGGCCGAGGACCGGCCGGCGCTCGCCGCGGCCGCGCAGTCGCGGCGTCACGTTGGTGCCCCTCCGCGCATTCCACCTGCACGTCGACAGCCCCCTTCGTTGAGTCACGCCTCCCCCGCACTGCGGCAACGGGGCGGCAGCCCGTGGGTCACGTGACCAGCCCCGCGTTGCGGAGTGCGGTGAGGCCGTCCTCCGAGTAATTCGTGCGGATGTGGGCCAGGACATCGTCGTCCGAGACGGTGAGGTGCTTGTAAGCGGCGCACTCCTGGAGCCAGACGATTCCGGGCTGGACGCTCAGACTCTTGAAACTGCTCTTACCGTCGCTGCCCTGGAAGCCGTACTTCTTGTGGTTGCCGGTGAGCCACTGGATGACCGCGGCGGTGTCCTTGGGAGCCGGTTCGAGGGCCGTAACGCCCGGTATGTCGCCCTTGCCCGCGATCGCGGTGGCCACGTCGGATGCGCTGGAGTCGCCGGCGAGCGCCCCGGCCTTGTAGAGGGCCAGGCAGGCCCTCATGTACTCCTGACGGCGTGCCGCGTTCACGTTGCCCGTGACGCGGTCGGCCGCGTCCCGGGCGTGGTCGAGGAGGGAGGGGGAGGTCTTCAGGATGTCCTGGCGCATGAAGTTCATGGACACCTCGAACCGCCCGCGTTCCAACCAGTAGTTCGCGAAGATCATGGGGTCGTTCGTGATGGCGGGTTTGCCCGCCGTCACCCACGCGGCCGTGTTCGACTCGACCGTCTGTGCCGTCACCTGCGGATAGGCGATTTCGGCTACGTACGGCTTGGTCTTCCACCCGGAGCCGTCCTTCTCGAAGATGTGCCCCAGGCTCTTGGCGGACGTGATGTCGTACCAGGCGACGTCGCTCCCGTCGAGTTGGAGGACGACATCGGGACGGGTGTTGCCGTGGGTGACCTGCATGGCCACGGAGAACGTGAGGCCGGAGGCCGGACCGGTCCAGGACTTCCGCTCGGTGAGGAACACCTTTGTGGCGAGGGACTCGATGGCATAGCCGACCATGGCAGGGACCAGCCCGGCTATCTCCGCCTTCTTCGCCGAGGTGGTGGCCACTAGGTATTCCTGCCACTGCTCCGCCCACCGGCCCAGATATCCGTCCGTACGCGCGAGAACGGCGTCGGTCGGATTCCGGGTGGCCTGGAGCCAGGCGATCTGGACAGCCGCGTCGAGCTTCTCGGCGAAGCCCACCAGGTCCTTCCCGACCTCCACGCTGGGCATGGTGCCGGACGTCGGGTAGGGGTGGACAGAGCGCTGGACGAACTCCGGGCCCCGGCCGGTGCGTTCAGCCGGGCCCTGCGTCGCCCTGTCGGGCACCGGTCCGCTCAGGGCTCTGGTGACGTTGGCCTCCGCCTCCCGCTCGAAGCGGTCCGACGGGTCCGAGACGCGCAGCCCCGCCCCGTTGCCGGTACCGGTGACCGGGCCCTGCCGCTGCTGGATGACGTGGGTCAGCTCATGGACGAGGGTGTGCTGGTCGGCGCCGCCCTCGCCGATGACGACGTGGTTGCCGGAGGTGTAGGCGCGGGCGCCGACCTCGGCGGCGGAGGCGCGGGCCGCCTCGTCGGTGTGGATCCGCACGTCGGAGAAGTCGGCGCCGAGGCGGGCTTCCATCTCGGCGCGGGTGCCGTCATCGAGGGCGCGGCCAGCGGTGCGCAGGACGTCATGGACTGTGGAGCGCTGTACGGTGTGCTCGGTCTGCTGGTGGTTGCAGTCGGCGCCGTGCTGGTGTCGTTCCTGGGCCCCTGGGTGTCCGGCCCGACGGAGCATCTGGACGACTGCCGCGTTACCGACGGTGCGCTGCAACGCGAGGAGGTCCGGGGTCGGCGCCGGGCTCGCGGCCTGGGTCGGGCGGGCCGCTGCCGTGCCCTTCCGTGCCTCGGCAGACCTGGCCCGTTCTTCGGCGTGCATGCGACCTCTTCCCCTGCGAGCAGACGATCCCCTCTGAATACCTGAGGCGCAGGCGATCGGCCCAGGTACACGAGGGCAGGGCAGGGGCAACGTGCGTGGGCCGTATGGGCGCGTGCTGTGGCACGCCAGGCCATCATCGGGGGCCTCCCGGAACGGGCGCGTGCAGGCCGTGGAAGCCGTAGAGGACCACCAGTGTCAGCGCGGCCGCCCCCGCCTGCCGAACGGCGCGCAGTCAGGCGCCGGAGCGGAGCAACGCCAATCTCTCCCAGGGCATGCCCGGAGGGCCCGCGGTCCGAGAAGAGGGGCCGAGGACAGGGGCTGAGGACAGGTCACCCGAAGATGTTCAGCTCCCCCTCCTTCGCGCCCGCCAGCTCGTACCCGGCCGTCGGCAGGGGACGGCCCGCGTAGAGCCGTACGAGCGTGGCGGCGTCCCCGATGTAGCGCGCCGGGGTCCGCTCCCCGCTCAGATCGCCGAACCTGAGCGGCTCGTCCACGTCGTCCAGGTCGGCGTGCAGCGGCAGATGCCCCCGGTCCCGGGTGATCCAGGCGAGCAGCGCGAGCGCGTGCGGCAGGCCGCCCCCGGCGTACGCCCCCGGCTCGCCGAAGGTCTCGCGCACGTCGCCGGCGTGCACCCACTCGCCCAGCGCGACCTTGTCCAGCACACCGCCCGCCCCGGCGATCGCCGCTCCCGCCTCGGTCATCCCGCGCTCCAGCTCGTCCACCACCTGGGCGTTCGTCCACTCGGCCCGCTCGGCGATGTCCCGCTGGTTGGACTCCGGCGAGAACACGCCCTTCTCGAACCGGCTCTCCACCACCCTCGTCAACGCGGCGGAACAGTGCGCGAGCACGTCCCGCACCGTCCATCCCGGACACCCGGCGGTCGGCAGCGCGTAGTCCGCGTCCGGCCTGGCCCGCAGCAGCGGAATCAGCAGATCCCGCTCGGTCGTCAGCAGCCGCCCCGGCAGCTCGGGATCCCGTACCTCGCGCACGTCAGCAGTTGTCATGGCCTCCACGCTAGAGCCTGTTGCCCGGCCCGCGCGCCTACCCGCCCGTCACCACGTCCAGCCGTGGCCGCCCCCGCTGTGGACGGACGCCATGACGGCGGTGATCACGACGAGGTACCGGGTGAGGAGGGTGCCCTGGGAGAACATGGCCGCCGGCGCCCAGGCGAACGCCGC encodes:
- a CDS encoding copper homeostasis protein CutC; this translates as MSTRAVLEVIALDVEDAVAAQAGGADRLELVTDMAADGLTPPAGTVAGIRAAVDISLRVMLRLADGFAAGDVDRLVRVARELRDAGADEFVLGFLDADGAVDLAAVERLAGELDGCRWTFHRAIDRAADRDALRKQLDGLPGLDTYLTAGAAGGVDDGLPTLVAEAARSGEPGYEQRIMVGGGLRLDHVPRLRDAGIDAFHIGGAARPGGWDEPVSAAAVAQWRTVLDGEVFPSSAS
- a CDS encoding DUF4157 domain-containing protein, which produces MHAEERARSAEARKGTAAARPTQAASPAPTPDLLALQRTVGNAAVVQMLRRAGHPGAQERHQHGADCNHQQTEHTVQRSTVHDVLRTAGRALDDGTRAEMEARLGADFSDVRIHTDEAARASAAEVGARAYTSGNHVVIGEGGADQHTLVHELTHVIQQRQGPVTGTGNGAGLRVSDPSDRFEREAEANVTRALSGPVPDRATQGPAERTGRGPEFVQRSVHPYPTSGTMPSVEVGKDLVGFAEKLDAAVQIAWLQATRNPTDAVLARTDGYLGRWAEQWQEYLVATTSAKKAEIAGLVPAMVGYAIESLATKVFLTERKSWTGPASGLTFSVAMQVTHGNTRPDVVLQLDGSDVAWYDITSAKSLGHIFEKDGSGWKTKPYVAEIAYPQVTAQTVESNTAAWVTAGKPAITNDPMIFANYWLERGRFEVSMNFMRQDILKTSPSLLDHARDAADRVTGNVNAARRQEYMRACLALYKAGALAGDSSASDVATAIAGKGDIPGVTALEPAPKDTAAVIQWLTGNHKKYGFQGSDGKSSFKSLSVQPGIVWLQECAAYKHLTVSDDDVLAHIRTNYSEDGLTALRNAGLVT
- a CDS encoding maleylpyruvate isomerase family mycothiol-dependent enzyme, whose protein sequence is MTTADVREVRDPELPGRLLTTERDLLIPLLRARPDADYALPTAGCPGWTVRDVLAHCSAALTRVVESRFEKGVFSPESNQRDIAERAEWTNAQVVDELERGMTEAGAAIAGAGGVLDKVALGEWVHAGDVRETFGEPGAYAGGGLPHALALLAWITRDRGHLPLHADLDDVDEPLRFGDLSGERTPARYIGDAATLVRLYAGRPLPTAGYELAGAKEGELNIFG